The following are encoded together in the Bacteroidota bacterium genome:
- a CDS encoding TonB-dependent receptor: protein MKRIYFMAIAVYTLLCSAAMAQTSQTITVRDRATLTPVSNAAVEIHAPASEGINNARTWQHAGVTDVKGQITISVTASADSVRFTHPAFGTQGNTLAAVTANNGLMLLTQRVLLLNEFVYAANRSEERKADVPYQVGVVSSRDVELGNPQNSGDMLMNSGQVFVQKSQMGGSSPVLRGFEASRVLIVIDGVRMNNLIYRSGHLQDVITIDPNMLERTEVVFGPSSVIYGSDAMGGTMHFITKKPVLGTDSGMFTTGNGFVRYSTANNEQTAHIDFNLGTKRFASLTSITRSDFGDLRMGANGNPYDPQFGWCKYYVERIDGKDSVMQNTDPLVQKFTGYTQIDVTQKFLFRQSDNVSHLLNLQLSTSSDIPRYDRLQQLSNGLPRFAEWYYGPQNRVLAAYTLQLSNGNSFYDNASITLSTQRIDQDRITRRRNSNNRIRQNEDVSMFALNADFKKQIGKENELRYGAELLYNTVLSTATSTHIETLAETPAATRYSDGDNSQLMASLYASNSWEVSEKFIVSGGLRVGIVNLSAQWNDTTFFPFPYTEVKQNNFAPSGNLGFVWMPSQKLRINILGSTAFRAPNIDDLSKVFDSQPGTLVVPNPNLKPEFALNGEFGISWTFTEGVRLDFAGWYTAITNAIAVRDFTFNGADSLVFDGTPSRVVAAQNTDRGYITGFSSGITADFNDHFSFRGTVTYTYGRYIDTQLDTVVPLDHIPPVFGQSGLVYHTNKLECELFARYNGWKHLADYSASGEDNLSQATPYGMPSWTTLNFRAGLQLNRWVRVTGAVENIFDLNYRHFASGMSAPGRNFIVAARVRF from the coding sequence ATGAAACGCATATACTTTATGGCTATTGCCGTGTACACGCTGTTGTGCTCGGCTGCCATGGCCCAAACCAGCCAAACCATTACCGTTCGCGACCGCGCCACACTTACACCCGTAAGCAATGCAGCGGTAGAAATACACGCCCCGGCATCTGAGGGAATAAACAATGCCCGCACCTGGCAGCATGCAGGTGTAACGGATGTAAAAGGCCAGATCACCATTTCAGTTACGGCTTCGGCCGACAGTGTGCGGTTTACGCATCCGGCCTTTGGCACACAAGGCAATACATTGGCAGCCGTAACGGCAAACAACGGCCTGATGCTGCTTACCCAGCGGGTTCTGTTGCTTAACGAGTTTGTGTATGCCGCCAACCGCTCCGAAGAACGCAAGGCCGATGTGCCTTATCAGGTAGGCGTAGTTTCCTCGCGCGATGTAGAACTGGGCAACCCGCAGAACTCCGGCGATATGCTGATGAACTCAGGACAGGTATTTGTGCAGAAAAGCCAGATGGGCGGAAGCAGCCCGGTGCTGCGCGGCTTTGAAGCCAGCCGCGTACTAATAGTGATTGACGGCGTACGCATGAACAACCTGATTTACCGCTCAGGCCATCTGCAGGATGTAATTACCATTGATCCCAACATGCTCGAACGCACAGAAGTGGTGTTCGGGCCTTCGTCGGTAATTTATGGCAGTGATGCCATGGGCGGAACCATGCACTTTATTACCAAAAAGCCGGTGCTGGGAACCGACAGCGGCATGTTCACTACGGGCAACGGCTTTGTACGTTATTCAACCGCCAATAACGAACAAACGGCGCACATCGACTTTAACCTCGGCACAAAGCGTTTTGCATCACTCACCAGCATTACCCGCAGCGATTTCGGCGACTTGCGTATGGGCGCAAACGGTAATCCCTACGACCCGCAATTTGGCTGGTGCAAATACTACGTGGAACGAATCGACGGAAAAGACAGCGTGATGCAAAATACCGATCCGCTGGTACAGAAATTTACCGGCTATACACAAATTGATGTCACTCAGAAATTCCTGTTCAGGCAAAGCGACAATGTATCGCACCTGCTCAACCTGCAACTTTCCACCTCATCAGACATTCCGCGTTATGATCGTTTGCAGCAGCTGAGCAACGGACTTCCGCGTTTTGCCGAGTGGTATTACGGACCGCAGAATCGTGTACTGGCGGCTTACACGCTGCAGCTGAGCAATGGCAACTCGTTTTATGATAATGCCAGTATTACACTTTCTACACAGCGCATTGATCAGGATCGCATTACACGCCGCAGAAACAGCAATAACCGTATTCGCCAGAATGAAGATGTAAGCATGTTTGCGCTTAATGCTGATTTCAAAAAGCAGATAGGGAAAGAAAATGAGCTGCGCTATGGAGCAGAGTTGCTTTACAACACTGTACTTTCAACCGCCACCAGCACACACATTGAAACCCTTGCCGAAACTCCGGCCGCCACACGTTATTCGGATGGCGATAATTCACAGCTTATGGCTTCGCTGTATGCTTCAAACAGCTGGGAAGTGAGTGAGAAGTTTATTGTGAGTGGCGGTTTGCGTGTGGGTATTGTTAACCTTAGTGCGCAATGGAATGATACCACATTCTTCCCCTTTCCTTACACAGAAGTAAAGCAAAACAATTTTGCTCCCAGCGGGAATCTTGGTTTTGTGTGGATGCCTTCGCAGAAGCTGCGAATCAATATTTTGGGTTCAACCGCTTTCCGCGCGCCCAACATCGACGATTTGTCCAAAGTGTTCGACTCGCAGCCCGGTACACTGGTTGTGCCCAATCCAAACCTGAAACCGGAGTTCGCACTGAACGGCGAGTTTGGTATTTCGTGGACCTTTACCGAAGGGGTGCGCCTTGATTTTGCAGGCTGGTACACGGCCATTACCAATGCCATTGCCGTGCGCGATTTCACCTTTAATGGTGCTGATTCGCTTGTTTTTGACGGCACACCCAGCCGCGTGGTAGCTGCGCAAAATACCGACCGTGGCTACATTACCGGCTTCAGCAGCGGCATTACGGCAGATTTTAATGATCATTTCTCATTTCGCGGCACGGTAACCTACACCTACGGCAGATATATCGACACTCAACTCGACACTGTAGTTCCGCTCGATCATATTCCGCCGGTGTTTGGACAAAGCGGTCTGGTGTATCACACCAACAAATTAGAGTGCGAGCTGTTTGCACGCTACAATGGCTGGAAGCATCTTGCCGATTACAGCGCCAGTGGTGAAGATAATTTATCACAGGCCACACCTTATGGCATGCCGTCCTGGACCACACTTAACTTCCGTGCCGGTCTTCAGCTTAACCGCTGGGTGCGTGTAACCGGTGCCGTTGAGAATATTTTTGATCTCAACTATCGCCACTTCGCCTCCGGTATGAGCGCGCCCGGCAGAAACTTTATTGTTGCCGCACGAGTACGATTTTAA
- a CDS encoding TerB family tellurite resistance protein, producing the protein MGNFKFFKWVGAALGWILGGGFWGALLGFFIGSFIDGFTFVANINGRRMGGGPGFADFDSYSTGYNPVNARQDFVRSLLALSAVMMKADGKVLKSELDYVKRFLVVQFGEENTRQLLPQLRTLLDQQINTTEICRRLQMYMPEAQRVQLLHYLFGIAKADGVVSQSESDLIETLAAQMGVSSGDFGSLKAMYFRDAGADYKILEIDSGATDEEVKKAYRKMALRFHPDRVADLGEEAQKSAKERFQHIQDAYENIRKQRGFS; encoded by the coding sequence ATGGGCAATTTTAAATTTTTTAAATGGGTGGGAGCCGCGCTGGGCTGGATTCTTGGCGGCGGTTTCTGGGGCGCTCTTCTGGGCTTTTTCATCGGCTCTTTTATCGACGGGTTTACATTTGTGGCCAACATAAATGGCAGACGCATGGGCGGCGGTCCGGGATTTGCCGATTTTGATAGTTACAGTACCGGCTACAACCCGGTGAATGCAAGGCAGGATTTTGTGCGCAGTCTGCTTGCGCTTTCCGCCGTAATGATGAAGGCCGACGGCAAGGTGCTCAAATCAGAACTTGATTATGTGAAACGATTTCTGGTGGTACAGTTTGGCGAGGAAAATACGCGTCAGCTGTTGCCCCAGCTACGCACACTGCTTGATCAGCAGATTAACACCACTGAAATTTGCAGGCGCCTGCAAATGTACATGCCCGAGGCACAACGTGTGCAGTTGCTCCATTATCTGTTCGGAATCGCGAAAGCCGATGGTGTTGTGTCGCAGTCAGAATCAGATCTGATTGAAACACTGGCCGCACAAATGGGTGTTTCTTCCGGCGACTTTGGCTCACTCAAAGCCATGTATTTCCGCGATGCGGGGGCCGATTACAAAATCCTCGAAATTGATTCAGGCGCAACCGATGAAGAAGTGAAAAAAGCCTATCGCAAAATGGCACTCCGCTTTCATCCTGACCGCGTGGCTGATTTGGGAGAAGAAGCACAGAAATCGGCCAAAGAACGATTTCAGCATATTCAGGATGCCTACGAGAACATCCGTAAACAAAGAGGATTCAGTTAA